From Solanum stenotomum isolate F172 chromosome 2, ASM1918654v1, whole genome shotgun sequence:
GATTTGTGCATCTCTCTGTTTGCTTGAGGAACGGAAAATCCCGAAGTTAAGTGCTGAGACGTCGTGGGACTTTGAAATGTGATTCTGTTTCTTCTGCAATAATTTGGATGTAACTACCTCTGGCTACCCTTCATAATTGGGTTTCACCTAATGTTTTCTAGCTCAATTTGTTGATTCACAAGTGAGCTGTTCGTTTTGCTTTGTATAATCGGTTTATGGTTACCAACATGAGTATTGATCCAAAGTTGCTTTTTGTCAATCTTCCGATTTCAAGACACTTCCATGTTTTGATCCCCCGACTTTACCCGAATTAATGATTTAAGGCTCCATCAAAATGATGCATCTGCTGTCTTCTTCCTAACTCTATTTGGTGATTTTGACTTTTGAGATTTTCAATCTAAATCTTTTCGCGCTCCTGCCTTTTGTTCTTGTATTCACTTTGTGTTTTCTTCATGGAAGACTGTCAATTTTTTCTACttgattgtttattttatccATTTCTTGTCTGAGGATTCTTCAGTACCAACAACAGCTTCAAGTTTGTTCATTTGACCATCTTGGTAGTTACAGGGTAGTGCACTTAAATTTTTGCTAATGTTGGTATTTTGACCATTTCTCTCCTAGTAATACGAGAAACTTTCGACTGAGTAAGTAGTAGTGTAGTACACAACTGATTAGGAAGGAGAAAAAGAGGGGCTATAAATGTTTGTTTTGGTTATTCAATTGTATCTATGACATTGTTTCTTTTGACTACTCGTTATTCACGTGGTTTTCATGTGAATCATTCTGTCGGTAGTGGTCGTTTGATCATTTTtcattgtgaaatttgaaagaaaaaaaaataggttttgAAAAATTAGATTTGTTTTTGACTATTTGTagtaatttgaaatgaaagaagtgaaacatctttttgttatttttaaaattcttgaaaattttgaaattcaacttTTGAAATATTGTGGCCAAACAAGTTTTCTGGAgttaaatttcaaagaaaaaaagtttaaaaaattcatgATCAAACACCTTCTATAATCATTAGTTAGAGatccaagaaaaatatttataaaaagactTTTGGGTTGAGATTTTaaggatagaaaaaataaattttataaatgatattccCCCTGATACTCCACCCACCTCAAGCTTGCCTACGCCATCACCATCCTATCTTCCCTATGCAAGTACCCCACCCCACCTCCATGCAAACCTATCCTCATCCacagattatatatatatatatatatatatatatatatatatatatataaataaatgcacataaacaaatatttttaacatatcatatactaaaaaataaggcagtaaattaattatgattcaaGAACATATATTTTAACAAATTGATTCTCTAACCTCTAATATTGGCGACAATAGTTTTTAAATTGATTAGCGAACCATTAATTGCCACTCTTTAAAAAAGTTGGAATAAAAACACATTTTCAATATAAGTAGATTCaatctttcaagaaaaaaaaacaagattcacatgtaattttttgtgtatattGTATTGctagtttaaatataatgtttgttttgattattatttaaattttattgtatggtatatttaaatttatcgtTAGGTAATAACACAAAGACCCGATCGATTTTGTATGATCGTGTTGTTACTTTAccattttcttctcattttatttttgacttgttATTTAATACTCCTTTACCCTAATTTTTCATAGTATCTCTATTCAATACACTAGTTTTCTTGTAGGTTTATCATTAAATTATGTATGCGTAACGACGGAGAACGATATAATCTAACCAACAACATTGTATTCACTAAAATAATATCACACGATACAATTCAATACGATACTTTATGAAACAGTATGTAACAAAGTTatgtttattaaaataataccATACCATACAATAGAATATAATATAATGGAATACATTACGAAACAAGACGTAATAACCGTTAGCTACCCCTATCACTTATCAGCTCCTGTTAAGTTCTACTGGTACATGCCATGGGGGTGCAACGTACAAGATCCTCTCTCGTTCTTACAGTGTCAAGCTTTGGACTTcgcttgaagaagaaaaaagaaaaaaactgaaataaaaaacTTGTTTGCCCTAAAATCTAAATCCACCAAAGCACAGTATACCatagtgaagaagaaaaaactcaTGAACAACTGAGGATattcagcaaaaaaaaaaaaaaaagatttgatttttcatttgatcCTCCAAATCTTGAACagtaaaattcatcaaaaaagaaaatatcaagatcTGTAACTTAATGACCTCAGAGCTttgataccaatatcagtttctgCAATGGCAAGCTTACACAAAGGCaagattttcttattttctttgctTTTGTTATTTCATGTTTCATGGGTTTTTAGAGCTTTTGCTGAAGTTGTAATTGAAGAAGAGAAGTTGGAGAATCTTGGGGTTGAAGAGAAATTTGAACATGTTGATGCTTTAGATTTGTTAAAAAGACACCAACTTCAAATAGAAAAACTAGAAGGGATTGTTGAAAATCTTAGCTTGCTTGTTTCTAGGTTAGAATCAAGATTACTGGAATACCCTAAACTTCAAAACTTGGAAGGTAAAGAGCAGGTTGTTTTGggtgaaaaaaagaagattcaaaGTGAGGGGTTTGTGGGTAGTGAGGGTAGTTTAGAGAATAAAGTGTCTGTTACAAAGTATAGTCCTCTTTGGTTGGAGAGGTTTCAGTTTATATCTGCAGTGAGATTAGGATCAGATGCAACTAGCATCAATGTGTTACCATTTAGAGATGCTGAAGGATTAAGTAAGTATGTTGCCATTGGCGATGATCGCGGGAAAGTGTATGCATTCTCTAGAAATGGAGAAGTTTTGGTTGAATTTCAGACGTCGATGAGTTCACCAATAGCAGCTTATGTGTCGTACTTGTCTGTTTATAAGAATGAGAGTGTGGTTGTAACGGGGCATGAGAATGGTGGGATTTTGATGCATAGAATTTGGGAGGTAGTAGTGCCTGATGGTGATGACAGGGCTACTCTTCGTATGGAAACTGTAGGAAAATTTGCTTCACCGGAAATCGAGGAAGGGGGGTCTTCGATTTTAAGTTTAGAGGTGCATCATGTTGGAAGAAATAGGTATATCTTGTCCACAGATTCTGGTGGGAAACTAAGGGTTTTTAGGGAGAATGGAACTGTTTATGGGGTGACAACGCCAAAGAGCAGGCCACTTGCGTTCTTGAAACAAAGGCTTCTATTTCTAACTGAAACTGGTGCAGGGTCATTAGACTTGAGGACCATGAAGATTAGGGAATCTGAATGTGAAGGTTTAAACAATTCTATTGCTAAGAGTTATGTATTTGATGCAACTGAACGGTCGAAAGCATACGGGTTTACATCTGATGGTGATTTGATTCATGTGCTACTCTTAGGTGATAATATGAACTTCAAGTGCAGGGTTAGATCCAAAAGGAAGTTAGAGATGGCTGAGCCTCTATCATTTCAGGCGATTAAAGGATATTTGCTTGTTGCTAACCAGGAGAAGGTATCACTGTATAACGTGTCATCGCTGCATTACGTGCGGTCTGGTGGACCAAGGCTTTTGTTCTCTGTTGGTCATGATGAGATTGTAGCATCATTTTTGAGCTCTCAATCTTTGGAACTAAATGATAAAAGTAGAAACGTTATTCCTTTAGTTGCCAGTGATCAAGAAAAGCTCGTTATTCTTGGACTGGGAAGTGGTTACTTGGGGATATATCGCTCAAACCTTCCAGTTTTCAAAAATGAGTTCAACACTATGCAGTGGACGAGTCctgttttatttttcatcattttccttttaggtgcatattatttttttgccaAGAAAAAGGAAGCTCTTACCTCCTGGGGACCTGATGATCCTTTCCCTTCTGCGGGTGTTACAAGTGGGGCTCCAATGGGATCCAGCCAGGGTGACAGATCTTATCCTGATTCATCGAGGAATGCAGATCTTATGGATCTTAGGGGTAGCAGCCTCAGAGGTCCATCTGGAAGGTATGTCTCTCCATCTCGCTATTCTGGTGGAACGGCAGGTGCCTATAGAACGAATTCTGCTGATACAAATTCTAGGCCTGCTTCTGTTGATCCCAACTTTAGAACTACCTCGGAGTTAAAATTTAGGGGGACAAATCTAGAAACACCAGGTTTTCCAAAAAGGAGAGATAGCCTGTTTGTAAACAGTCAAATTGTGGATGATGGCAAGTAACCTGCAGTTCATGTATGGTACATGTGTTTCAGCACCATACTGTCATTTGGACACGTGGGGAAGCTGACAATCTATAGCTGTAACTTTGCAACGGGTTACTCGTGTTGAGAGGAAATAAAAAGAACATTTTGAGCTTGCAGTTCTGATTGCCTTGAATTGATAATCAAGGTTAAGCAGATGTCTGTTAacaattttttctctcttttccaTTTATGCTAAATATTTATCCCAAGTATGCGCACAATCCATTTTGTAAATTCAGTTCTAGTGGAGATTATTCATATAGTGGTTGAAAGATATCTGAGTTTGAGATCAAGGCGGAAAAGATAAGCAGAACCCCGACCCCCAaatagaaaaaaggaaaaaaaaaggaaaggagagaTCATGATCAATGGAACTCAAAGGAGTTTCTagaatttcatctttttttttcataaataatccCCAACAAGAATTTGGTTACTACTTTGGTCTGGTCGCCGAGGCCAAAACTAATACGTGGTAGAATAGCTTCACTTTAACTTATCTTAGATGGAGACAAAGGAGCCTCGTGGGTACAATTGAAGTAAGGTACTTATCGCTGGAATGCTTTAGTTTTATTGTTATTGTCgccatcatatatatatatatctgttACTCTGTTCGATGGAAACTAAGCTTAACAGGAGAACTTCCTTCAGGAATGTCAAGGTTCTTACAATTCCTGCTTGTGCATTTAATGCTCCATTCCTCATGTAAGTGAACACTTCATTCAAATTTTATCATAGGTTGAGCCATACTCTTTTAAGGTCATGTTTGCTTGCAATTTATATATGCTCATGAATTGTTTGACATCTTGTAGATCAAGATCTAGGCAGTTGGTCATTATTTGGCTTTTGAAGTAGACTAATCAATGTAAAAAACGTTTGTTATGGCTTCATTTTGTGAGGACTTGCTCATGTTTCTCGCTGAGAGGAAGCAACCATGATAATCTTGTTGGCCTACCACAGTTACTTAGTCGAACAAAGTATCACAGTGAAAAATCCTGATGATTCTAATGGACAATTAAGTAGTAACCTTAAGTTTAGTGCAAGTGATGTGCTGTAGAAATCCCTTGTTTCCTTTTCCTTCGGGTGGCTAGGAGAGGGAAAAATAGTCCATTTGTTATAGTCTTCGCAGAATGCCTTTTGATTTTGTCTGCCTATTTCATTTACTTGTCAAAAAGTGTTCCTTGAACAAATTGAACCTTAGAGGACAGTATTAGGCATAGTTTGTCAAGGCTCAAGAAATAGAAAGGTTATAAAGATGTGAGATGTCATTCTTCATATAAATGGAAGTTACTGCAAATTGCAGTAGAGTACTAGAGTATACCTTAATACTGAAACTGCAGATTTGCACAGTAATATTCGATAGCTATGAACGAGATATTTTCTATTAGTTTCAAAACCTTAGTGTTAGTATAGTGTAAATGACCATAAAAGGTTGTTTAAGATTGGGAAATACTCCTCCATCCTTAACCAAAAGTCTTGGATTCGAGATATGGAAATGAAGTCGCCTTTTCCAGGGAGCGAAAGAGTGGTCTTTCAGGATTGGTCGTTGTGTGTCACCACCTCCCACCTATCCTACACATTTGATTATGAATCCAAATTAACCAGGTTCTAAAGTGGGTAGGAGAAACCGGGtggaaacaaagaaaactatagTGTAAAATGTTTTTGTAGAAAATATTGTTCACCAGTATTAGCTTTATATACAATAGAATAGTGAATATTGTGTAAATCATTATCAACACTTGGTTGGACATAAAGTTGCACAAGTATATGATTTGGTAGAGGATGAGTTGTATTTGTAGTATTTGGTGATTTTATTAGGACTTATCTAAGAGAAGACAAAAGTTCATACGCAACTTAGAATAAGTCACATGTAGGATGTACACTTAATTTGAGGGTCTGTCGGAGATAACCTCTCTGTCTCACAAATGTAGAGGCAATGTTTGTGTACATCCTACCATCTCCCGACTTCATTTGTAGGATTGTCTTGTGTATGTTGTTGTAATAGCCTAATAGGTTCAAAGGGTTCTTCCAATCAAATATTAACTAGTTTGAAAGTGAATCTTAGTTGATTGataaattataatcatttttaaaaaatatttttacagtCTAATAAAGTTATCAAAATAGGTTCATAGGATAAATTTCTGTCCCTACCAAATTAAGAAAAGGGAGGGAAGGGGCATACATCTATTTATAGAATTGTTCATCAGTTGTGCTTGAAAGTTCTACATTGTAGCATAAAGGATGCAATTCTATATTCATGGTTTAAACGAGAGATCTTTAATTAAAGACGAAAAAAtacttatcatttcatcataGTCGTAATTGGTTTACTTTTTTTGTTGCACTTTCTAGATATTCGATATAATCTACTCCATCCCTTTCAATTTAAGtggtcttacttttctttttagtccgttTCAAAACTAtctctttctatatttaataaGTTTTCTAATTTCAACACTTCACATAACATGTTTAAGACTCCAAgattcaaaaatcattttttttattttttaaactttatgCCCTACAAAGTTAATTTTATGGCCAATGTGTATCCGACACCCTTTACCTAAGATGGCTCTGCCCATGCCTATCAAACTAAGATAAAGCAAGCATCTGCCTGAGCTCCTATAGGTCAAAAAGCAAGGCAACacaaaacacttaaaaattGGGTTGGTATAGTCTTTGAaactttgaaatttatttttctcaaaagaatGCAAATGTTATTCTTATTCTTTATCGAAAATAAGTTTTCATCCTATTCTCAAGTAAGAAAATTGGCCTTTCGAAGTGGAGGggaccatatatatttttttttgatttttttgtaagCAATACATCATCTTTAACAATCATTTTTACTCACCTATTtttattagacttattttattattttttaattataagtgAGGCTTACTATTTGGAATTTATTCAAACCTTCTCATAATTAAACTTCCACTAGTGACTCGATTGAAGCTTTCCATGCCGTGTTGCTAAAAATTGGCATGCTAGACCAAGAGTCAATACAACATCACAATAGTATATCCAGCGTGATTTCATAAATTGAGTCAGAAAAGGATAGAATATTTATCAACTTTAACTTATCAACACATTAGCAAACATTTATTATGTCAATATCACATAACTACGTCTTAGTTCAAACAAGTTGAATTCAACATAGTTCCTTTGTTATTTCGGCGTGCAATTAAGAGAAAGAAGTCGGGGTGTGTGGGCCCATAGGGTTGTATGTATGAGAGACACACTTGTGTGCCTTTCGAGGATTCCCCCTTTAAATCTTGTCAAGATAGTTATATCAAGGATAGGAGAATCCTTGGTTGAGCATGACAATTGCAAGTACATACTTACTGATCGTTTGGTATAAGAGATAATAATCTCAGAATAAAATGCAAGATTATCTTATTATGTGTTTGGTTAGGATTTATCTCATCATTTGTACTATAACGATAGAATAAGTTATCTCGTATACATGATGAGATAACTAATCTCATAAGATAAGATAATTTGTCTATTCTATCTCATTACCAATCAACCCCTTAACTTAGTACTTTTGACAcataacataaatttatgtataaaaaattgttaaagtTATAACAAGTACCCGTAGATAtgaaaatttgtataatataaattttgaatccgCCTCCGTATTCAATCATGTTGGTATATGTCATTGTTGATATGCTATACGTCATTGATAGGaataaaacaactcaaagaaaaTGTTGTATGGAGTACCGTTGCTCAGTTTTTATATTTatccaaaattgagaaattgCCGTTGCCCAAACACAATCAAATGAGTCCTTTTCAAATTCGAATTATTCTTCATTTACTTTGCCACCCTATAgttgatttatttatattttgtacgATGGCTAAAAAAATAACTCCTAATAATTCTTTTGTCAACGTAATCtatttccttaaatatttattagaaagacaaaattaaatatagttAACTGTTAGTATAGATGgtcaaatattaaattatttttagttttgctGAATGCATCTGTTAATAGAGTGACTATCTTATATGAAATATTATCAATaagattttttcattgaaaaattatattatatatatatattttgaactttgTAAAAATCATGCCTTCACTATGGAGTACAAAGTCACTATAAAACCGTgatattctctctttttcttcacaAAAAGAGAGACATTTCTTTTTTCATGCACACATTTTTATGCTGAATAGTAGTTAGTAGTAATAGttaaaaatttattcaaatgaatattttttttttcaagtttcataTTAACtatgtaatattattttttgacattTCTAAATTATCaccaggggcggctcaacgtaattgggggcctaaagcgaaatttcaatttgcggcctaaaatataaatacacttcatatatgtatttattcaaaaaagaaaaattacactattaagatgaaaattattagtacttaatattgttttttgagTTACTAGTTTTAGGTAAGACTTTATCAACataacattgaaaaacatcctttaagtgagacaattattatatgcattgttaacataatgatataagtaataagttgataaatattaaataaagataagagttagaagtTTAGAATCATAGAATTTGACTCAAAAAGTTGATGATTTGGTATAcctcattttaatatgcttagAGTAAtacttgaaactaaaatttaaaagaaataaaaaagaatttgtaattcactttgttcaacacttttcactgttaattcttatttttaacaaagtacaaaagatgttaaagtggataaaataatttatttttaaaaaaattatactttttatcataaataattaatttttctataaaaattttaacacataatttattcttgacaAAAATTTGAAGCCCCCAAAATTTGAGGGCCTAAGGCAAAGGCCTTATTTTTAAAAGCATAGAGCCGGCCCTGATTATCACTTTCTTATTAGAGCATATTTCGACGCTGAGTTGGTCAAATATTTATTTCCAATAGGCGCATTGTAGACCAACTCAATATCGAGGTCTGTTATAATTAAGGTAGGAAACTAGTGAAAAAGTAACAACTTAGGTAAAAATTTGAGATATGAACTCTCGAaaagataataatttaaatatatttttttaccatTAACTCTAACTAAAAAAGTGGAAAACTTTGGTTAATATTATGGTCCTGTGTACCCATTTTGGGCGATAGTATTATATATAagttaagttttaaaaaaggaatactaaacatatataaaattatacaaaataaaaaaaggaaaaaggtttttttatttggtaaatgtcttttctttttttagtgaTACAGATCTATTACagtaaaaacaaaacaataaaaagggAGAATTAAGAGAagtaaaaatagttttttttttttggtagaatTCCAACTACTCTGAAATAGGATCAGAGTTGCAAAACATTTAAGCTTTTGCAACTCAGATCCTGAAGAAATAAAAAcagaaacaaaaaagagaaagaaaaaaactttcttATTGATTTTTGTATCTTATATATTAGAAGAACATCACAAACACGCTATCACTCCATTTTTTCTCCCTTCCATTTTCCGTTTTGAAAGTTAGAAACCGTTACCCCTTCAACAACCGCTCACCAAAACCCAACTGTTCACTCCGATAAATTTCGAATTCTGGAATTTTTTCCACTGTATTCATAATCGCGTTCATCATAAATTCGTTAAACTAgttattatagatttttttttgaaatttttgatggCGGAACCGAGTCGGAACGGCGGTGAGTCGTCGCCGGAGACCGGGATTCCGACCGGTTTGAACCGGATTAAAACTAGGAGGCTTGAGTCGAAGGATAGGCCGAGCTCAAGGCTTGTAGTAGATTCTGATAAGTTGAATGAGTCTTCTCCTCGTTCTGGAGCTTCTACACCTCGTTTGAAGCAGGACCAAAGAGCTGCATCAAAAGGACGGAAAGGTCATATTGCTAAATCTGCTTTTTTTCTCAGCTGTTAAATTTAGTTAACGTTTGTATTATATGCATCACGATATTTGTTCGAGCTGTTGCTGAGTTTTCGGttgtgaaattttaaattcgaTTTGTGGCAGTGGAAGAAATACTATAGTTATGGATAAAAGTGGCATCGaagtttaaaatttgattagttaaatgaaatttttgaaaatagtaTAGAATAATATTATCTATGGAGTGGTGTGAAGCATTTTGGAGTGTACTTTACattggaatggagggagtagaaACTTTCTACTGTTTGCTAGGCTGAACCTGATGTTGCCATTGGACATCCGGATGCCATTGAAAGTACTCCATTGTTAATTACTTAAGTCCTTCAGCTGAAAAAAAACTTCAGCTGAAAGCTGTATggtaaaatactaaaatatagtTGGTATATATAGAATATTATCCGTAATGAATGTATGCACAGTCTAATGGTGACGTCTATCAGTGATTGAATGAACAAGTATTCATGTACTCTATCCTACCATATGAATGGAGAAGATCATTTGCGAGGAGGGAAGCTGATCATATATCTCCCTGATATTGCAGTCTGAGCAAGTATAATTTAAGCTATTAAACAATCCAACTGTTATTTTCACCTTTACCCATATTGTACTAATGGCTAGTGCTTCCGGATTACTTATTATTACCTAAACTTTGGAATTCCTTGTCAAGGTTTAAAATTACTTTGATTCTGAATTACCTAAGTATGTGTGTTCTCAATTGGATGGAATCTGCAGGCACTCAAAGGAGATCAGCTTCTCTAATTCTCGGCAgctctttttttgtttctgtCTAATTGATCTCTGTTCTAATGAATTCTGGTCCCTTTACTTAACAGGACACCGTAAAGGCAGGAAGATAGCTAGTTGGTTTGCGTCTTATATCTTTAAGGATTTAGATCAAGCTGGTAGTGGCTTTTCTTTAAACCAGGTAAGAAATGGTTCAGCTTGCACATAAAATTAGTTTCATCAAGTTACTCTGGATGTGCTATGCTATGTTTCTGCTTTTTATTTGATGGTAATTGGAGATACCATGTGTCTTGCTGGATGATAATTTGCAATTTTAGGGGGCTGACAAGGAGGGTCCTGGAAGGAATGTGCATATGATGGGAAAGCATGTGACAGTGAGGCAATCTTCCCAAGGAGCAATGCCTATTAGTAAAGCAAGCAAAACATTCAAAAGTTTTTCACATGAGCTAGGTCCAAAAGGTGGCATTCAACCATCACCTCCACGAGCTCACAGCTATAATGATCTTAAGGTAATTCTTTTTACATTTCTGGTTCTGGTATTTCCATTTATTATGTGAGGGGTGGTAAGTGATAAGCATAGGAAGGAATTAGGTTTTGGTACTTCCAGATATTATGTAAGGGTGTTAAGAGATAAGCATATGAAGGAATTACATTCGTTTCAGAGTATAATGATCAAGATAAGTAGGTCAGTTGGGTGGCTGATATGGTTTTTGATGTTCATTATTAACTTTGATTCCATGGAATGACATGCAGGAGCTGCTTGGATCTCTTCGTTTGAGATTTGATGCTGCAAAAGAAGCGGTGAACACAGAGCTAGGTGGTTTCTTGCAGGAGGTTGTAGAAATTGTACAGAAGAATGATTCCTTGCCTCTGGATGGACAAAAGATGGCTGAAGAACTTGTTGTTCTTGCTCAAGAGTGTATCAAGATGACCTGCTTAGAGTTTCGCTCCAAGTGTGAACCAATTGTCCAAGATCTTACAATAAGAAGACAAGAATGCCAAACCGGTCCTTTGAAGTGGTTGTTGACACGCATGCTTTTTATATTGACACGGTGCACAAGGGTGTTGCATTTTGCAAAAGACAGTGAGCCAGTTGATGAGACATCTCTGGCCAAGCTTAAAGAATGTCTAAATAGAATCCCTTCTGTTAAAACGGATTGGGTTCTCAAGCAAAGGATTTCTGATACGGGAGCAGGTTGTAAGTTGAACACAAAGGCCGGTGGCAAATGCAGTTTAGAGGAAGAAAAGACATCAAAAAACTCCTCTCACTCACATCAGCAGAAATCTGAATTTATCTTGGATGGAAGTGTCATTGCGCTCGAAAAAGATTCCATGTTTATTGAACCAACATCATCTTTTAATAACCC
This genomic window contains:
- the LOC125854875 gene encoding uncharacterized membrane protein At1g75140-like is translated as MASLHKGKIFLFSLLLLFHVSWVFRAFAEVVIEEEKLENLGVEEKFEHVDALDLLKRHQLQIEKLEGIVENLSLLVSRLESRLLEYPKLQNLEGKEQVVLGEKKKIQSEGFVGSEGSLENKVSVTKYSPLWLERFQFISAVRLGSDATSINVLPFRDAEGLSKYVAIGDDRGKVYAFSRNGEVLVEFQTSMSSPIAAYVSYLSVYKNESVVVTGHENGGILMHRIWEVVVPDGDDRATLRMETVGKFASPEIEEGGSSILSLEVHHVGRNRYILSTDSGGKLRVFRENGTVYGVTTPKSRPLAFLKQRLLFLTETGAGSLDLRTMKIRESECEGLNNSIAKSYVFDATERSKAYGFTSDGDLIHVLLLGDNMNFKCRVRSKRKLEMAEPLSFQAIKGYLLVANQEKVSLYNVSSLHYVRSGGPRLLFSVGHDEIVASFLSSQSLELNDKSRNVIPLVASDQEKLVILGLGSGYLGIYRSNLPVFKNEFNTMQWTSPVLFFIIFLLGAYYFFAKKKEALTSWGPDDPFPSAGVTSGAPMGSSQGDRSYPDSSRNADLMDLRGSSLRGPSGRYVSPSRYSGGTAGAYRTNSADTNSRPASVDPNFRTTSELKFRGTNLETPGFPKRRDSLFVNSQIVDDGK